One segment of Purpureocillium takamizusanense chromosome 7, complete sequence DNA contains the following:
- the HEM15 gene encoding ferrochelatase hem15, variant 2 (COG:H~EggNog:ENOG503NUJ0): MNQQPRSPEALTNVSALQADGDLIPLGRLQSYLGPLISARRTPKIQKQYAAIGGGSPIRKWSEYQNAEMCKILDKISPETAPHKPYVAFRYANPLTEEMYTKLLEDGFGNGRGGRAVAFTQYPQYSCSTTGSSLNELWKWRHRLEGKSASDNGNGSITWSVIDRWPVHHGLVEAFAQNVEAKLAEYPEERRKDVVLLFSAHSLPMSVVNRGDPYPAEVAATVYAVMQRLKFSNPYRLCWQSQVGPSAWLGPQTATTVEEYTAKGQKDLVLIPIAFTSDHIETLYELDEEVIGESGHTDTVKRVESLNGSPVFINALADIAKAHLETGVACSQQMGLRCPGCTSERCLESKRFFAGQQVSVSPLGGKTAA; the protein is encoded by the exons ATGAACCAGCAGCCGCGCTCCCCCGAAGCTCTTACTAACGTGTCTGCGTTAcaggccgacggcgatcTCATCCCCCTAGGTCGACTACAGTCATACCTCGGGCCATTGATATCAGCAAGGCGAACGCCGAAGATTCAGAAGCAGTACGCGGCCATTGGTGGCGGGTCTCCAATCCGAAAGTGGTCCGAATACCAAAACGCCGAGATGTGCAAGATACTCGACAAGATCTCCCCAGAGACTGCGCCGCACAAGCCCTATGTCGCATTCCGGTACGCAAATCCTTTGACGGAGGAGATGTACACGAAACTTCTGGAGGACGGTTTTGGCAACGGAAGAGGCGGTCGAGCCGTCGCCTTCACGCAGTATCCTCAGTAttcgtgctcgacgacgggcagcagcCTGAATGAGTTATGGAAGTGGCGCCATAGGCTCGAAGGCAAGTCTGCCTCGGACAACGGGAACGGGAGTATCACGTGGAGCGTCATCGACAGATGGCCCGTTCATCATGGCCTAGTTGAGGCGTTTGCGCAGAACGTCGAGGCTAAGCTGGCGGAATACCCGGAAGAGAGACGTAAAGACGTCGTGCTGCTGTTCTCAGCGCACAGCCTGCCCATGTCTGTGGTCAACCGAG GTGATCCGTATCCAGCTGAAGTTGCCGCCACCGTGTACGCCGTGATGCAGCGCCTTAAGTTCTCCAATCCATACCGCCTGTGCTGGCAGTCGCAAGTGGGGCCATCTGCGTGGCTCGGGCCGCAGACGGCAACCACTGTGGAAGAGTACACGGCCAAGGGCCAGAAGGACCTCGTTCTCATCCCCATCGCTTTCACGTCTGATCACATTGAGACTCTGTACGAGTTGGACGAGGAGGTCATCGGCGAGAGCGGGCACACGGACACAGTGAAGCGGGTTGAGAGCCTCAACGGCAGCCCCGTCTTCATCAATGCCCTAGCCGACATCGCGAAAGCGCATCTCGAGACCGGAGTGGCCTGCTCTCAGCAGATGGGTCTACGCTGCCCAGGATGTACGAGTGAGAGGTGTCTTGAATCTAAGAGGTTCTTCGCTGGCCAACAGGTCAGCGTCTCTCCTCtgggcggcaagacggcTGCCTAG
- the HEM15 gene encoding ferrochelatase hem15 (COG:H~EggNog:ENOG503NUJ0~BUSCO:EOG09262BHE), with amino-acid sequence MALRTPTQRLARDALRSSTSSRLSLSRPETHSRRFATPAPPVTQDATGSKGPTAMVFLNMGGPSTTGEVGDFLSRLFADGDLIPLGRLQSYLGPLISARRTPKIQKQYAAIGGGSPIRKWSEYQNAEMCKILDKISPETAPHKPYVAFRYANPLTEEMYTKLLEDGFGNGRGGRAVAFTQYPQYSCSTTGSSLNELWKWRHRLEGKSASDNGNGSITWSVIDRWPVHHGLVEAFAQNVEAKLAEYPEERRKDVVLLFSAHSLPMSVVNRGDPYPAEVAATVYAVMQRLKFSNPYRLCWQSQVGPSAWLGPQTATTVEEYTAKGQKDLVLIPIAFTSDHIETLYELDEEVIGESGHTDTVKRVESLNGSPVFINALADIAKAHLETGVACSQQMGLRCPGCTSERCLESKRFFAGQQVSVSPLGGKTAA; translated from the exons ATGGCGCTGAGAACGCCGACGCAGCGCTTGGCTCGCGATGCGTTGAGAAGTAGCACGTCGTCACGTCTCAGCCTGTCCCGGCCCGAAACCCACAGCAGGCGTTTCGCGACTCCCGCGCCTCCCGTCACGCAGGACGCCACCGGCTCCAAGGGTCCTACCGCCATGGTTTTCCTCAACATGGGCGGGCCATCGACGACTGGCGAGGTTGGCGACTTTCTGAGTCGCCTTTTC gccgacggcgatcTCATCCCCCTAGGTCGACTACAGTCATACCTCGGGCCATTGATATCAGCAAGGCGAACGCCGAAGATTCAGAAGCAGTACGCGGCCATTGGTGGCGGGTCTCCAATCCGAAAGTGGTCCGAATACCAAAACGCCGAGATGTGCAAGATACTCGACAAGATCTCCCCAGAGACTGCGCCGCACAAGCCCTATGTCGCATTCCGGTACGCAAATCCTTTGACGGAGGAGATGTACACGAAACTTCTGGAGGACGGTTTTGGCAACGGAAGAGGCGGTCGAGCCGTCGCCTTCACGCAGTATCCTCAGTAttcgtgctcgacgacgggcagcagcCTGAATGAGTTATGGAAGTGGCGCCATAGGCTCGAAGGCAAGTCTGCCTCGGACAACGGGAACGGGAGTATCACGTGGAGCGTCATCGACAGATGGCCCGTTCATCATGGCCTAGTTGAGGCGTTTGCGCAGAACGTCGAGGCTAAGCTGGCGGAATACCCGGAAGAGAGACGTAAAGACGTCGTGCTGCTGTTCTCAGCGCACAGCCTGCCCATGTCTGTGGTCAACCGAG GTGATCCGTATCCAGCTGAAGTTGCCGCCACCGTGTACGCCGTGATGCAGCGCCTTAAGTTCTCCAATCCATACCGCCTGTGCTGGCAGTCGCAAGTGGGGCCATCTGCGTGGCTCGGGCCGCAGACGGCAACCACTGTGGAAGAGTACACGGCCAAGGGCCAGAAGGACCTCGTTCTCATCCCCATCGCTTTCACGTCTGATCACATTGAGACTCTGTACGAGTTGGACGAGGAGGTCATCGGCGAGAGCGGGCACACGGACACAGTGAAGCGGGTTGAGAGCCTCAACGGCAGCCCCGTCTTCATCAATGCCCTAGCCGACATCGCGAAAGCGCATCTCGAGACCGGAGTGGCCTGCTCTCAGCAGATGGGTCTACGCTGCCCAGGATGTACGAGTGAGAGGTGTCTTGAATCTAAGAGGTTCTTCGCTGGCCAACAGGTCAGCGTCTCTCCTCtgggcggcaagacggcTGCCTAG
- the KU70 gene encoding ATP-dependent DNA helicase II subunit 1 (EggNog:ENOG503NW54~BUSCO:EOG092617RY~COG:L) — MADGNSDWRREDDDEGEQEIDETSYKAQTDAIILAIDVSESMLESPPVSASRKADRDSPLEAALKVAYHLMEQRIISNPKDMMGILLFGTEKTKFQTDGNVRGGLGYPNCYLFMDLDVPSADDVKALKSLVEEGEDQDEVLIPAAEGASMSNVLFCANQIFTTKAANFGSRRLFIITDNDNPHSSDKAAASAAAVRAKDLYDLGVTIELFPIIRGDVTFDLAKFYDDIVYRDALAEANLGTVSVSKSGDGLSLLGSLTSNINSKQTPKRALFSNLPLEIAPGLRISVKGYNVLHRQTPARTCYIWLDGDKPQIAAGETTRIAEDTTRTVEKNEVKKAYKFGGEYVYFSPEEQKSLRDFGPPVIRIIGFKQRRLLPSWAGVKKSTFIYPSEEDYVGSTRVFTALWQKLLKDDMVGLAWCVVRANAQPMLAAIVPSRAPVDEGSGTPYLPAGLWLYPLPFADDLRDVKPPESVQRSSDELRSKARVVVQQLQLPKGLYNPAKYPNPALQWHYQILKALALEEEVPDEPEDATKPKGKTMSKRAGGYMQEWHELLEEEVKTVASTKALKRQAGDEGEAERPAKQRKTASEKPNASSMTTSQLKAVVQSQGIVKMTVAQLRDVAGAKGLSTSGKKMDLVERIEQWVEENT; from the exons ATGGCCGACGGAAATTCAGACTGGAGGcgcgaggatgatgatgagggcgagCAGGAAATTGACGAAACT AGCTACAAGGCCCAGACGGATGCAATAATCCTCGCCATAGATGTCAGCGAGTCAATGCTGGAGTCACCTCCGGTTTCGGCTTCGAGGAAGGCCGACCGAGACAGCCCGTTGGAGGCGGCCCTGAAGGTCGCCTATCACCTCATGGAGCAGCGCATCATCTCCAATCCCAAGGACATGATGGGCATCCTGTTGTTTGGCACGGAGAAGACCAAGTTTCAGACGGACGGCAACGTTCGGGGAGGGCTAGGCTATCCAAACTGCTATCTGTTCATGGACCTCGATGTGCCCTCTGCAGACGAcgtcaaggcgctcaagTCTTTGGTCGAGGAGGGTGAGGATCAGGATGAGGTCCTCATACCTGCTGCAGAGGGAGCCTCAATGTCTAACGTACTGTTTTGCGCAAACCAAATATTCACAACCAAGGCGGCCAACTTTGGTAGCCGCCGCCTGTTCATCATCACGGACAACGACAACCCACACTCGTCTGACAAAGCGGCCGCATCGGCTGCCGCCGTACGGGCCAAAGACTTATACGATCTCGGTGTCACGATTGAACTCTTTCCGATAATCCGTGGGGACGTCACCTTTGATCTAGCCAAGTTCTACGAT GATATCGTCTACCGCGATGCCTTGGCTGAAGCGAACCTGGGCACCGTCTCTGTTTCCAAGTCTGGGGATGGGTTGAGCCTTCTTGGGTCACTAACATCTAACATAAACTCCAAACAGACACCCAAACGGGCATTATTCTCTAACCTTCCACTGGAGATTGCTCCAGGCCTGCGAATTTCGGTCAAAGGGTACAACGTTCTGCACCGCCAGACTCCGGCTCGGACATGTTACATTTGGCTCGATGGAGACAAACCACAGATTGCGGCCGGCGAGACCACTAGAATTGCTGAGGACACCACGCGGACGGTAGAGAAGAACGAGGTCAAGAAGGCGTACAAATTCGGCGGGGAATATGTCTATTTTTCACCCGAAGAGCAAAAGTCCCTGAGGGACTTTGGCCCGCCTGTGATCCGCATCATTGGCTTCAAACAGCGGCGCCTGCTTCCGTCCTGGGCTGGCGTGAAAAAGTCAACATTCATATACCCCAGCGAGGAAGACTACGTTGGTTCGACGCGTGTCTTTACAGCTTTGTGGCAGAAGCTTCTCAAAGACGACATGGTGGGCTTGGCATGGTGTGTGGTGCGGGCAAACGCACAACCAATGCTCGCGGCCATCGTGCCGTCCAGGGCACCAGTGGATGAGGGATCCGGGACGCCGTACTTGCCAGCCGGGCTCTGGCTATACCCACTCCCATTTGCGGATGACTTGCGGGATGTCAAGCCACCAGAGAGTGTGCAACGGAGCTCAGATGAGCTGCGGTCCAAGGCCAGGGTCGTTGTACAGCAGCTGCAACTGCCCAAGGGCCTCTATAACCCAGCCAAGTATCCCAACCCTGCACTGCAGTGGCATTACCAGATCCTCAAGGCCTTGGCTctggaggaagaggtgcCGGACGAGCCAGAAGATGCAACAAAGCCCAAGGGCAAGACAATGAGCAAGCGAGCAGGCGGCTATATGCAAGAATGgcacgagctgctggaggaagaggtgaagacggtggcgtcgacgaAGGCACTTAAGCGACAGGCTGGGGATGAGGGTGAGGCGGAGCGGCCGGCAAAGCAGAGGAAGACGGCTTCGGAGAAGCCCAAtgcgtcgtcgatgacgacgtcaCAACTCAAGGCGGTGGTGCAGAGTCAAGGGATCGTGAAGATGACGGTGGCACAGCTGCGGGACGTGGCCGGCGCCAAGGGGCTGAGCACGAGCGGCAAGAAGATGGATCTCGTTGAAAGGATAGAGCAGTGGGTGGAGGAGAACACATAG